The Nostoc sp. PCC 7524 nucleotide sequence GTTTGTCACCTGTCACCTGTCACCTGTAACCTGTCACCTGTCACCTGCTATATAAGGAAAATTTCATGGAGAAAATCAATATACCTTCAGGCTTTCAAGATTTACAAAATTTTAGTTTGATTGCAGCTCTATTAGGCCGTCGTTCTCGGCGCTTCTTTCTGGGTGCAGAGATTCCAGACGGGGTGTTTGCTTACAAGTCTCGTAGTCAAGTTGTACCTCTCTCGGAATTGGAGAAATTACTTGTAGTTACAGCTTGCGGAGGTAATACTAGCTGGCACAATCTGATTTATCGCGCACAGCGATACGCACCTTACCTTTCCAATTATGCAGGTGCAGCTAGTGGTCGGACATTTCCTTCGGCATCTGGTTTTCATTGCAGTATGACTTTCTTCACTGATGATGAAGGGGTTTATGTCTTAGACAATCGTGATGCTCCTGCTTATTCTGAAAGAGATGAAGATGGTTCCCTTGATTTAGAAAAAGTCCTTGCTACCCTCAAGAGTCAAGTCAAAAAAATCCAAGATGGGCGTTTAGGCTTACCGCCGGAAGTACCTTATGTAGAATCACATAATACTTGGGTTGTCAATCATCCTGGTACACTTCTAGTCATTCCTGTGGGTGATTTAGCCCAACATACACTAGCGGGAATTTGCTATTACCTCCAAAATGGCGTGGTGTTTCGTGATGATATCAACCGTAGAGCCATTCCGGGAATTGAAAAGTACAGTCATCTCGCCGATGTGGATAATGCCCTACCTCTGACATTTCTCGAACAGTGGTCTATGGCTGAACTCACCGCAGAATTATCCACCAGCTGTTACGCCGGAGCCTTGATGTTACAAGCGATGGGGCTAGGGGGTTGGATGTTTAATGGGATTGATCCTTTTGCGATTTTGGGGGCTAGTGGTGATCCCAAAGTCCCCGGATTGGGTTTTCGCTATGATACTGATGAGCGTTGGCCTTACCCTAATCCTACAGGTTTGGCAGGTGTCATGGAAGGTTTTTGTCCACCTCATTATTCTGATATGCGGGCGGCGGTGGAAGCATTATGCGATCGCAAATTTAATGTAGGCGGGCCGTTCCACCCTCATACACCAGGCCCTTGGCAAGATTCGGCAAAAGTGCGATCGGCTGCTCAGGTTCATAGCGAAGAATTTCGAGAGTGTGTCGCATTACAAGCCCAATATGTGTTTGACACTTTCGGTAAATTTCCCGGTACAGTCCCCTCCATCTTCCTCATTACTTATCTCCAAGCCCATCATCTTGACTTGGAGTTTTATGACCAGTTCTATAAACCTGGATCATATTTGCCCACCCATGCCAATCATATGGCTAACTGGCATCCTGATATCGTGTCGAGTTAGAGACTTTTCATGATGACAGCAGGGGGAGCAGAGGAGCAGAGGAGAAAAATCTCAAATTCCCAGTCTGTGCAAGGTTCAACATCTATGCAATGGACTAACTACGACTATCTTTGCTGTGGCATCAATTGTAATCTGCGCTAACCCAAACTTTTCAATGACTGCGGCATTAGTTGTTAAATGGGTACTCACTTGAGCAACTCGGTAACGACTTTCCCGTGTGGCTAAAGCCGCAGGTAACAATAACTGATCTGCTAAATGTTCATCAATGGGTGCGCCAGTTTGGTGAAACTTCAATAATTGCTCACAGGCAATTTCGGCGACTTTTTCAGATGACAACCGCAACCGCCCAAAGCCACCAAACCCAGTCAAGCTATGCTGATACTCAGCCGTTAAAAAGATTCCGGCTCCCGGAGCTACCCCCTTTTCTCGGAAAGCTTGCACAGATGCTTTTAATCCGGCTTGGCGTAACCAATTCTCAGCCCGATTCGCCATCCGTTGGGGAATGTGTGCAGGAAGTTCCGTTACGACTGCTAGTCCTCGCACTTGTCGTAAATTTCCCCGTTCTAGTAAATCAATCCCGTTGAGTTGACACCCCCCTTTCACTAGCATTTCTACCTCTCCCCCGCCTTGGGGATACCAACCCCAAGCACCTAACTCAACTTGTGCCTCAATTCCCATGTGTTTGAGCATCGGTAGATATACCTGCTCAATGTAAGTCATTGTCGGGCTAAAAATCACATGAGTTCCACCCCGTAAAGTTACCTGCGAATCGCCATCTACTAAGGCTAAAGGTAAAAGAATTGTCTGTAAAACTAACGTAATTGCCCCAGCCGAACCACCTTGTTGTACTTCACTGACATCAAAACTGTAGGTTCCTGATTGCACAACACCACCGGGGATAAATTCCAGCATCGTTGAACCCAACTCATCACCCGACAGTTGACCATGACAAATTCTCGCCGCCGCCCGAACTGCTGTTAAGTGTTGTGCGGCTAATCCTGGCCTTCTGCGTCCGGCGCGAATTCCCGTAATGCGGATGGGTTGACCAGTGATGGCAGCTAAACTTAGGGAAGTGCGGAGAACTTGGCCGCCTCCCTCGCCGTAGGAACCGTCAATTTCAATAGTTTCAGCCATTGTTGCGTGGGGATTTTGACTAGGAGTTTTCCCAAAAATAGCTAAATTTTGTATATAACAATACTACATTTTTAATCTTGTCTATTCTAGACATCTCCAAACAAGAATGTAGAGATGTTTCATGAAACATCTCTACAAGGTAACGCTTATTTAATTTCTGGAGATTGCGATCGCTGCACTAGGTTAGCCGGAAGCATAGTTATTTTTTTCGGGTTTCTCCAGTTTAGATGCGTTTGCCCTATACCCCCACTTTTACCCTGAGTTTTTTCGATGCTTTAATATGCTGGTAGAGCTGGGATTCAAACTTTTCCATACATACTGACCAATCAAACTTAAGTATGGATTGACGAGCTTGCTGAGTCATCTTTGCTTTCAAGTCAGGATTCTCCAGAATAGTAATCACCTTTTGAGCAAAATCTGCTGGGTTGTTAGGTTCAGCTAAAAAACCGTTATAACCGGGAAATACTTGTTCTGCGGTTGATGGGGCCAGTGCTGCAACTACAGGAGTACCAGAAGCCAGTGCTTCGTTATTTGTAGTGCAGAAGTTTTCGCTCACAGAGGGATTCACAAAGATATCAGCACGCGCAAACCAACCTAACAGTTCTGTACCGTGAGACTCACCCCACATAGTAATACCAGAACCAAATTTTTGAGCGCGTGCCTGGATTTCAGAGTATAGGGGACCACTACCAACCAGGACTAAATGAACATCAGGGATTCTGGCTGCAATGAGTGGATATGCTTTTAAAAGTTGGCGGACATTTTTTTCTACACTAATGCGCCCAACAAATAACAGGGTTGGTCGATGATCATGAGGAATCGGATCATAACAAATGTTTTTGGGATGAAATTTTTTACAATCGACCCCCTGATAAGGAAGATATTCTCCACGCTGGAGTTTCATCTTTCTGTATTGAGCAAGCTGTTCTTGAGAAGAAAAGTAATTGACATCATAAGCTTCACTAAAATGCTTCACCAGAGTAGGAATAATAGGACGAATCAAGCGGAAAGATAGATTGCCTAAGTAATATCTAATATAGGCAACGATATCTGTATGGAAGAGAGTTATCGTCGGAGTCCCAGTTAGCTTTGCATATTCACTACCAATGAGACGACCATAACCTTGTAAAAAAAGTGAATAATAACCAATCATTGCTGGTGCTTCTTCAACCACCACAATATCAGGCTCAAAATCCATGAGTAACTTTGTATCATTCCAATAGTGATAGTGCAATGGTACGGGAAGAGACTTATAGAAAATTAGTGGTTGAGTTGGATAAGCATAAGAAGAAAAATTCGAGAATGACTGAACTTCTTCAATACCCGGTATGGAACGCTTAAAAATCTCTTTGGGATATAATTCATTAACTTCAGGATGGAGCAGAAAGACTTCATGACCCTGTTGTAACAACCATCTAACTCGTTGGTGTACCCCTATGGAAATTCCCGATAAAAAAGGCGCGTATGATCCTGTAATAATCGCAATACGCAAACGTTGCTTATTCATCACCATGATATTAAACTCCTTTGTATTTTCATTGAGTTAAGGGAACACCAAAAAATAAATTATTCCAAATTGACGGTTAGTAGGGTGCGTCAGTATGAATAATTTCTTGGTACAGCTAAGTTTTCTCGCACTGACGCACACTACATTTTGAAGATTTTTTAGCTGGAAGTCCCTAAAATAAGAACTTCACTAACAATTGGATAAGCCATCAGATGAATCTATTAGGTTTTTAAGCTAACTTCTGAGATAAATATGATGCTAGACGATGAGCTAAGGCCATAATTGTCAATGTATAGTTCTTTTCAGATATTTCAGGTATGACACTGCCATCGCAAATGTAAAGATTTTCGTGATCGAACGACCTTAAATTTTTATCTACAACACCTTCATGACTATTTTCTGCCATGCGACACGTACCAGCATAGTGAATAGAGTTTCCTGGCTGTGATGTGTATGTAAAAATTAAAGTTCCTGAGCATTTGCGTAGGATCTGCTTCCCGTATAGAATCATGCTTTGCTGCATACAGCGATCATTTTCTGTCATTTCATAATAAACATCAATTTTGGGAATTCCATAAATATCTTGTTCTTGGCTAGGGACAACACGGTTTGATTTCTTAACATCAGGTTTGCCTTGAAAAAGTAGTACAGCATAACTTTTAAATAGTAGTTTTGCTAGCCACTTTTTACTCCATCCAGGAAAATTATCAAATCCATCTAGGTAGTAAGGACGTTTAGGATAGGCATTATGATATTGCGCCATATACCCACCACGAAAATCTTGATTGTTGAACAAAAATCGAGGTATTAAGATATTGTCTCCAAAGCCAACATCGTATTTTTCTCGACTACCAACTAACTTTAGTAAAGAAGTGCCTACGTTGGTTTTAATATTATCTTGTAGGTAACATCCTAAAGTTTTGGAACTATTTGCATATCCTTGTGGGTAGAAATCGTCTGTGGAATTAAATAGTATTCGTGGTGTCTCAAGAGCGCCAGCCGCCAGGATAAAAATCTTAGCCTCAACTTGAAACCTCTTGTGTGTTTTGGTGTCTATATATTCGAGAGTATGAATTTGGTTGGAATCTTGTTTTCTCTGCAACCGGATGACTTTACAGTTATATACAATCTGGTAGTTACTTCGGCTAACAATTTGGGGCAGTAAATGATTAGAAAATTTATAAATACTGCCAGAACTGCAACCATAATAACAACCACCACAACTTTGACAATGATGAGCGACTTCTGGACGTGTTTCGACAGCTTTCCGATTGGGAATAGCTTTGATATTTACTCCCCTAACTTTCTTTACTGCTTCCATCACAATTGTGTCAGCAGGACGGAGTGGTTTAGCTGGGATAAATTCTCCATCAGGCAAACAATCAAGACCCTCTTTAGTACCACAAACACCTATTAATCTTTCAACTGCTGTGTAGTGATTTTCAATATCTGCATAGCTAATTGGCCAATTTGAATCAGAATCTCCGTAATCTTGACCGCGAAAATCTCTTTCTGAATATCTTAGACAAACACCATCCCATAGATTCTGCTTCCCATTAAGTCGAAAAATCTGATAGTTATGAAAAACTTCTGCGGAACGGGATGAAGTCGATAATATATCATTTTTGGCATAGAGCTGGTTTGCTTGAAAATTGTCATAGTGAAATGATTCTGATTGTTGTAAAGGCCAAGGCATATCAGCAGCAATTCCAAAATTCTGCTCATGTTCGGGATTTAATTGGTTGGAGAAGTAGTTGTTATCAATTTTCTCTCCTTGCTCTAAAGAAAGTACCGATAAATTATTAATAGCTAACGTATGTGCTAATATTCCTCCTGCTGCACCAGTACCGACAATACAAATGTCCCATTTTCTTACCAAAAAATTATTATCTAGGCTCATATGCACACTCACAATACTTCTGTCAGAAAATCATCGGACGCAAAATAGATATATTCAAAAAGCTTGTTAAGAGTTTTCTGGTATTGTTGATAGTTAGATTTATTTAAATGAAATTTACCCTTTTTGTAGTTAAAGTTGCTATTAGCTAATAAATCTATTAAAAGATTATTTAAATAATAGTTAGATTCACAAATTCTATAAATTTTAGAAATTCTTGGTAGGAGAGAATGGGAGAATGGGTGATACCTTGCCATCTCTCGAAGATAAGCGATCGCTTGGATGTTACTATTATTCATGGCTTCTAAAAAAGATATATCTTCAGATATCAGCCCTTGGTTATAAAAGTATTGAATTGTCTCTAAAAGAGTTGTTTTAATTGGAGTGATATTATAGCCAAGCTCACTGATGCTTTTTTTAGATTCACCGTAATAATAAAGGCCAGAAGATTTGACAAAATCTGGATGATATGAAGATGTCAATCTCTTGACAGCCAATGAAGATAATTTATCAAGCAGCAACGACAGTGAATATGCTATGTTAACAGGTAATTCCCTAGGACTGCTCAAGCCAGTGATCATCACCATGAGATGATAAATTTCTGTCATGGTGAGATTATGTCCAGCTACAATATAGCGATCGCCACGATGTCCACGAGTAAGTGCTGCAACATGAGCTTTTGCAACATCCCGGACATCGCAAAATGAATGTCCTCCATTCACGTAAAATGGGAAATTATTCTGACAAAACCTCAAAACCAAGCCTGATGTAGTAATCTTGGAATGGCTAAAAGCTCCCGGCCCCAACATTAAACCTGGATTGAGTATCACAATGTTATGATTTTTGCTGGCGTAGTCAAGTGCTATTTGTTCACACTCTATTTTCGCCCAATCATCAGGACTTAGAGAATTTTTTTTAACATGGCTGCGATCGGAGTCTTCAGTAAATATTACCGGGGTCTTGCTACCAGCAATAGCAGACATAGAAGATGTATACACTACGCGCACATCTTGATGATTTTCGAGGGTTGTAAAAAATCTCTTCGTAATTTGAACATTGCCTCGAAAATATTCTGAAATAGCTAAACCAGGTTTCCAGTTACATTCTGCTGCAAAGATGATTGCATCCATCCCTTCCAAGCATTTCTGGATATACTGACAGTCTTCTAGATCACCTTCATAGTAGGTTATTTGATGGTTTAATGTATCTCTGGAATATTTATGCTTAGTTCTTACAGCCGCATATACATGAAAATTGTTGTTTGCCAATTGCTGAATAATATGTTCACCAAGAAAACCTCCCGCACCAAAAACAATTACCTTGGGACATCCATTCATATAACCTCTTGTCAAAATTACAATTTAATAACTACAAGGATTGTGTATTTTGTATATCTGTTTATTACAAATCACAAAGTTTTTATGGTTGAATACTAACGAAATATCACCATCAATGAACCTGTTGCATCAGTCGTCCATCTTCCATATGAATTATGCGATCGGCAATATCTAAAATTCGGTTATCATGAGTCACCATTAAAATAGAACAATGTTGTTCATAAGCTAATTTCTGCATCAAATTAACAACATCTCGTCCTGTTTTACTATCTAAAGCAGCCGTGGGTTCATCAGCTAAAACTAGCTTGGGATGGCTCACTAAAGCACGCGCGATCGCCACCCGTTGTTTTTGACCACCTGAGAGATCAGATGGATAATAATCAACTCTGTTGCCTAAATTTACAGCCGTTAGCATAGCTTCTGATTGCTTCTGGGCTTCTATTACGGAAATATGTTTGTGTAATTCCAGTGACATTTGCACATTTTGTTTAGCTGTTAAAAAATCTAGTAAATTGTGAGCCTGAAAAATATATCCAATATGGCGACGTATTTGTACTAAATCTTCATTACTAACGCCCTTAAGTTCCTGTCCTAAAAATTGCAGGCTTCCCTCTTGTACAGAACGTAAACCACCTATTAAAGTCAGTAAGGTTGTTTTACCTGACCCAGATGGCCCGGTCATGATTACAATTTCTTGTGGGTAAATTGAGAAATTAATATCAAACAAAATTTGGCTTTTTAAGGCTTTATTACCAAAGTAATGGTTAAGATTTTGTATCTTAACTATGCAGTTTTTTTTGTTGATTTGGCAACCATATTTCATATGCTTTGAGTTAAAAAATATCGGCAGGATCTACATTGCGTAATTTATTAGTAGACAAGAAGCCAGAAAGTAAACACATTAAAACTGTAAAGCTAAAGATTAAAACTGCCTTATCTAAACTCATCATGATTGGTAATTTAGTCGCATCTTTGGCTATATCATACACACTGATAGATATCAACAATCCGGGAATATAACCTAGAGATGCTAAAATCAAAGCCTGTTGAAACACTACACCCAATAAGTAATTATTTTTGAAACCCATAGCTTTGAGAGTTGCATACTCAGCCAAGTGATTAGAAATATTGCTATACAGGATTTGATAGACAACCACTACTCCCACAACAAATCCCATCCCTACCATGAGATCAAACACAAATCCAATCGGTGTTCGCAAAGTCCAATAGTCTTTTTCTAAAGCTATAAATTCTTTTCGGGTAATCACTTTCACATCTTTGGGCAATCTAGCTGATAAAGTTGCCAAAACAGTTTGGGGATTAGTACCAGGCTTGAGATTAATTAATCCTAAATCTATATTTTGTGCAGAACGGTCTTGAAATATCCGCAAGAAGGTTGAAGAACTAACAATTAAATTACCATCCACTCCAAAGGAAGGGCCTAGGCTAAATAGTCCGCCAATTCTAACTTTATATCCAACCAAACTGCTATAATTTAAAATCTCTACTTTAACCGGATTCCCTTGCAAAAATTCTTGAGCAATGGGGCCAAACTCTGGACGGGCAGCACGGTCAAAAAAAACTACATTAGGCAGTTGTAGTAACTTTAAATTATCTTGAATTTCCGATAATGAGAAAACTGATTTAATCGGGTCAAAGCCAATAACATATATAGGAAACTTCCGCCCGTTTATAGGATTTCTTAACTTAGCAAATTGCAAATATAAGGGGCTAACTGATTCTACACTATCCAAACCTAATGCTTGATATAAACGCCAACGCGGAAAGCTTTGATTGGATGTCAAAGCTTGATATTGAGAACTGATTACAATTAAATCTGCCTGAAGATTATAATGTACCTGCGTAGCACTGGCATAGAGAGCATCTTGAAAGCCAATTTGAATAAACATCAGAACAGCAACAAGAGTAATTCCCGCCAAAGCGACAAGAAAGCGAACTCTTTGTCTAGCTAATTGTAACCAGGCCAGAGGGATATTGAGAATCATGGTTAAAGCCTTAATTAATCAAGATGAAATCACTCGATAAAATACTTTAATTACCATTTATGTAGTGATGTTGCTTATATATTAATGATTACGTCAACTTGTAAGTCAGTCAGCGCAGCAACTTTCCTATTATCTTCCGGGCTATCAATCCGAATTCTGACATCAATAACTTTGTTATCCCTATCTACATTAGGATTATTATTGAAAATATTTTGTTGCCCAACTTGCAAACCAATTTCTATGACTGTTCCGCGCAATTCCCCTGAGAAAGCATTGCTAGTAATCATGGCTGATTGACCTGGGCGCACTTTTTTAATATCAGTCTCATAGACTTCTGCTACCACATACATTTGTTGGGTATTAGCTAAGTCAGCTATGCCTGCATTGCCAATGACTTCTCCCGCTCTAGTATGAATTTTGAGGACTTGGCCATTCATAGGCGCTCTAACAATGCTTAAATCTAAATCTGCGTGAGCCTGTTTAACTGAGGCTCTTGCAGTCTCCACATCAGTTTGGGCAGCTTGCACATCGGTAGGACGGATTTCTGCAATACTGTTAAGTCTGGCGTTGGCCTCGTATAATTGCTTTTGCAGAGTTTCTACAGTTCGATTCAAAGCAGCTTTAGCCTCATTGAGTTGCTGTTGCACCGTATCAACCCGCAAACGTTTAGCATCAGCATCAGATGCTGATATTGCACCTTCTTTATATAACTGCTGATAACGTTGATTTTCTCTGTTAGCATTACGCAACTCTGCTGTTAAGCGAGCAATTGTTGCTTGTTGTGCAGACACTTCTCCACGCAACTGTGCTTCTAGGCGAGCAATTGTTGCTTGTTGTGCAAAGATGTCTCCGGTTTTTGCACCTGCTTGTACTTGGTTGAGAGCAGCTTGAGCAACTAGGACTTGCTTTTGGGCTTTTTCTAAGGCGGCGAGACGCGTATTATAACTATCAAGAATTGCAACTACTTGTCCCTGACGTACCAAGTCTCCTTTTTTGACCAAAATTCTATCAACCCGCGCACTTCCTAGTGAACCTGCGGCTGACAGACGAATAACTTCTCCTTGAGGTTCTAAACGTCCTAAAGCAGCAATAGCAGTGATGGTAGGAGAAGGTTTTGGTTCTTCTGGAAGTTGCAATCGCGACTGAGAGCGTGAAACAGTGTGGA carries:
- the rtcA gene encoding RNA 3'-terminal phosphate cyclase, with translation MAETIEIDGSYGEGGGQVLRTSLSLAAITGQPIRITGIRAGRRRPGLAAQHLTAVRAAARICHGQLSGDELGSTMLEFIPGGVVQSGTYSFDVSEVQQGGSAGAITLVLQTILLPLALVDGDSQVTLRGGTHVIFSPTMTYIEQVYLPMLKHMGIEAQVELGAWGWYPQGGGEVEMLVKGGCQLNGIDLLERGNLRQVRGLAVVTELPAHIPQRMANRAENWLRQAGLKASVQAFREKGVAPGAGIFLTAEYQHSLTGFGGFGRLRLSSEKVAEIACEQLLKFHQTGAPIDEHLADQLLLPAALATRESRYRVAQVSTHLTTNAAVIEKFGLAQITIDATAKIVVVSPLHRC
- a CDS encoding glycosyltransferase, which produces MNKQRLRIAIITGSYAPFLSGISIGVHQRVRWLLQQGHEVFLLHPEVNELYPKEIFKRSIPGIEEVQSFSNFSSYAYPTQPLIFYKSLPVPLHYHYWNDTKLLMDFEPDIVVVEEAPAMIGYYSLFLQGYGRLIGSEYAKLTGTPTITLFHTDIVAYIRYYLGNLSFRLIRPIIPTLVKHFSEAYDVNYFSSQEQLAQYRKMKLQRGEYLPYQGVDCKKFHPKNICYDPIPHDHRPTLLFVGRISVEKNVRQLLKAYPLIAARIPDVHLVLVGSGPLYSEIQARAQKFGSGITMWGESHGTELLGWFARADIFVNPSVSENFCTTNNEALASGTPVVAALAPSTAEQVFPGYNGFLAEPNNPADFAQKVITILENPDLKAKMTQQARQSILKFDWSVCMEKFESQLYQHIKASKKLRVKVGV
- a CDS encoding DevA family ABC transporter ATP-binding protein; this translates as MKYGCQINKKNCIVKIQNLNHYFGNKALKSQILFDINFSIYPQEIVIMTGPSGSGKTTLLTLIGGLRSVQEGSLQFLGQELKGVSNEDLVQIRRHIGYIFQAHNLLDFLTAKQNVQMSLELHKHISVIEAQKQSEAMLTAVNLGNRVDYYPSDLSGGQKQRVAIARALVSHPKLVLADEPTAALDSKTGRDVVNLMQKLAYEQHCSILMVTHDNRILDIADRIIHMEDGRLMQQVH
- a CDS encoding GMC oxidoreductase produces the protein MSLDNNFLVRKWDICIVGTGAAGGILAHTLAINNLSVLSLEQGEKIDNNYFSNQLNPEHEQNFGIAADMPWPLQQSESFHYDNFQANQLYAKNDILSTSSRSAEVFHNYQIFRLNGKQNLWDGVCLRYSERDFRGQDYGDSDSNWPISYADIENHYTAVERLIGVCGTKEGLDCLPDGEFIPAKPLRPADTIVMEAVKKVRGVNIKAIPNRKAVETRPEVAHHCQSCGGCYYGCSSGSIYKFSNHLLPQIVSRSNYQIVYNCKVIRLQRKQDSNQIHTLEYIDTKTHKRFQVEAKIFILAAGALETPRILFNSTDDFYPQGYANSSKTLGCYLQDNIKTNVGTSLLKLVGSREKYDVGFGDNILIPRFLFNNQDFRGGYMAQYHNAYPKRPYYLDGFDNFPGWSKKWLAKLLFKSYAVLLFQGKPDVKKSNRVVPSQEQDIYGIPKIDVYYEMTENDRCMQQSMILYGKQILRKCSGTLIFTYTSQPGNSIHYAGTCRMAENSHEGVVDKNLRSFDHENLYICDGSVIPEISEKNYTLTIMALAHRLASYLSQKLA
- the devC gene encoding ABC transporter permease DevC, with translation MILNIPLAWLQLARQRVRFLVALAGITLVAVLMFIQIGFQDALYASATQVHYNLQADLIVISSQYQALTSNQSFPRWRLYQALGLDSVESVSPLYLQFAKLRNPINGRKFPIYVIGFDPIKSVFSLSEIQDNLKLLQLPNVVFFDRAARPEFGPIAQEFLQGNPVKVEILNYSSLVGYKVRIGGLFSLGPSFGVDGNLIVSSSTFLRIFQDRSAQNIDLGLINLKPGTNPQTVLATLSARLPKDVKVITRKEFIALEKDYWTLRTPIGFVFDLMVGMGFVVGVVVVYQILYSNISNHLAEYATLKAMGFKNNYLLGVVFQQALILASLGYIPGLLISISVYDIAKDATKLPIMMSLDKAVLIFSFTVLMCLLSGFLSTNKLRNVDPADIF
- a CDS encoding ABC exporter membrane fusion protein; protein product: MVQKQKQSLTKPLGKWTVLLMLAMAIVPGAITLHTVSRSQSRLQLPEEPKPSPTITAIAALGRLEPQGEVIRLSAAGSLGSARVDRILVKKGDLVRQGQVVAILDSYNTRLAALEKAQKQVLVAQAALNQVQAGAKTGDIFAQQATIARLEAQLRGEVSAQQATIARLTAELRNANRENQRYQQLYKEGAISASDADAKRLRVDTVQQQLNEAKAALNRTVETLQKQLYEANARLNSIAEIRPTDVQAAQTDVETARASVKQAHADLDLSIVRAPMNGQVLKIHTRAGEVIGNAGIADLANTQQMYVVAEVYETDIKKVRPGQSAMITSNAFSGELRGTVIEIGLQVGQQNIFNNNPNVDRDNKVIDVRIRIDSPEDNRKVAALTDLQVDVIINI
- a CDS encoding NAD-dependent epimerase/dehydratase family protein; the protein is MTRGYMNGCPKVIVFGAGGFLGEHIIQQLANNNFHVYAAVRTKHKYSRDTLNHQITYYEGDLEDCQYIQKCLEGMDAIIFAAECNWKPGLAISEYFRGNVQITKRFFTTLENHQDVRVVYTSSMSAIAGSKTPVIFTEDSDRSHVKKNSLSPDDWAKIECEQIALDYASKNHNIVILNPGLMLGPGAFSHSKITTSGLVLRFCQNNFPFYVNGGHSFCDVRDVAKAHVAALTRGHRGDRYIVAGHNLTMTEIYHLMVMITGLSSPRELPVNIAYSLSLLLDKLSSLAVKRLTSSYHPDFVKSSGLYYYGESKKSISELGYNITPIKTTLLETIQYFYNQGLISEDISFLEAMNNSNIQAIAYLREMARYHPFSHSLLPRISKIYRICESNYYLNNLLIDLLANSNFNYKKGKFHLNKSNYQQYQKTLNKLFEYIYFASDDFLTEVL